A stretch of the Dioscorea cayenensis subsp. rotundata cultivar TDr96_F1 chromosome 4, TDr96_F1_v2_PseudoChromosome.rev07_lg8_w22 25.fasta, whole genome shotgun sequence genome encodes the following:
- the LOC120258170 gene encoding uncharacterized protein LOC120258170, with protein sequence MDPGTSSNNEAATKSEQEIRLTLREFIEIDNAIRRGDFTFLQKFMKGSDKKDDDVPRVNLSKDPLLNVIISYGKKTELLALQLIKMMQPGNLMAKNEVGDTALHVAAAMDSLSVATALIDKNPILIEERNNKLETPLLKAALFGSAATFHKLKRQNRDGVHHRTLTGASVLHCAILGNNPDLALEIAQEFGFLIYTRNLKALTPLQLIVTIPQVFRSSLELGPAESFLYTFIPLDSHDESNQREKNIDDEELGKSISHHYWVESNAKSDKLFEASEAMSKRKFVKKYQLIWYFFYVAKLVGLYLDASRVRLFIIFILKKLFNSVEELEILKTNHVQTMKLIAYLARDPEYWDFINKGTFKKKQTDMKPENMIFKRKIGDDDEIDKDFDDEEDFDDFDDDDDDDDDDEEEEEEEEEQQKIDNQNTPLDGSNKRTTSSLHTHKELVSSDSLNERTTSSLPKEKDLILEHAMNLISEQKKLISEQKNLIIEQNNSIIEQNNSIKEFTKQIKSSLPEPAKRQLTRWAESPLIVGAKMGLYDFVEQILKVYPQSAQFKDLEGKNVLQVAIKHGQVKIVKIIAEMIKGPNPMLPSWLLSDVTDDEMNKDDEMNNTILHYAAVTTIKDEGFALQMQREIIWFETVKKLVPKDMVNNRNAEEKTAQELFNENHAEMMKSGRNQLMDIGKTCSGLLAAVVFATSFNIPGGKDSDSRTGPSNNNMTNSAKGNHFNDETVGFKVFSHAYVMGLSFATCSLLLFLSLLTSNYRPEAFRKALPTKYILAVVSFFFALLTLLVAFTCNIYLSIYGGGTPKAKDLLPLVLELTGFPFLCAVALFFGGF encoded by the exons ATGGACCCCGGCACCAGCTCCAATAATGAGGCAGCTACAAAATCCGAGCAGGAAATACGGCTGACATTGAGAGAATTCATAGAAATAGACAATGCAATCCGAAGAGGTGACTTCACATTCCTACAAAAATTTATGAAGGGTAGTGACAAAAAGGATGATGATGTCCCGCGGGTAAATCTCTCCAAAGACCCACTCCTCAATGTAATCATATCCTATGGGAAGAAGACCGAGCTGTTAGCACTCCAACTCATCAAAATGATGCAGCCGGGGAACTTGATGGCCAAGAATGAAGTTGGGGACACGGCGCTTCACGTGGCAGCGGCCATGGATAGTTTGTCTGTGGCCACTGCGCTCATCGATAAAAATCCGATTCTGATAGAAGAGAGAAACAATAAACTTGAGACACCACTCTTGAAGGCCGCTCTTTTTGGTAGTGCAGCTACTTTCCACAAGCTCAAGCGGCAAAACCGTGACGGCGTCCATCACAGAACTCTCACTGGGGCCAGTGTTCTTCATTGTGCAATATTGGGCAATAATCCAG acCTCGCTCTGGAAATAGCACAAGAATTTGGATTTTTGATTTATACTAGAAATTTGAAAGCACTGACCCCGTTACAACTCATAGTCACCATTCCACAAGTGTTTCGAAGCAGTTTGGAGTTGGGGCCGGCGGAATCATTTCTTTACACAT tCATTCCATTGGATAGCCATGATGAATCCAACCAAcgtgaaaaaaatatagatgaCGAGGAGCTTGGCAAGTCCATCTCGCACCATTATTGG GTTGAGAGTAATGCTAAAAGCGACAAACTTTTTGAAGCATCAGAGGCAATGTCcaaaagaaaatttgtgaaaaaatatCAACTAATATGGTACTTTTTCTATGTAGCGAAGCTTGTTG GGCTCTACCTGGATGCTTCTCGAGTGCGgctctttattattttcattttgaaaaaat TGTTCAACAGTGTAGAGGAACTTGAAATATTAAAGACAAACCATGTACAAACCATGAAGCTTATTGCATACCTTGCAAGAGATCCGGAGTACTGGGATTTCATCAATAAAGGAACGTTCAAGAAAAAGCAAACTGACATGAAGCctgaaaatatgatttttaagagaaaaattggTGACGATGATGAAATTGATAAGGActttgatgatgaggaggactttgatgactttgatgatgatgatgatgatgatgacgatgatgaagaggaagaagaagaagaagaagaacagcaAAAAATTGACAACCAAAATACTCCATTGGATGGttcaaataaaagaactacTAGTAGTCTCCACACGCACAAGGAATTGGTTTCATCTGATAGTCTAAATGAAAGAACTACTAGTAGTCTCCCAAAGGAAAAGGATTTGATTTTAGAGCATGCAATGAATCTGATTTCTGAGCAAAAGAAATTGATTTCGGAGCAAAAGAATTTGATAATAGAGCAAAATAATTCGATAATAGAGCAAAATAATTCGATTAAAGAATTCACGAAGCAAATCAAAAGTAGCTTGCCAGAACCCGCAAAGAGGCAACTGACAAGATGGGCTGAATCACCTCTCATAGTTGGTGCCAAGATGGGGCTATATGATTTTGTGGAACAAATTTTGAag GTATACCCGCAATCAGCTCAGTTCAAAGACCTGGAGGGGAAAAATGTCCTACAAGTTGCAATTAAACACGGTCAAGTGAAGATTGTGAAGATTATAGCTGAGATGATAAAAGGACCCAATCCGATGTTACCATCTTGGTTGTTGTCGGATGTTACAGACGACGAGATGAACAAAGATGACGAGATGAACAACACCATCCTGCATTATGCTGCTGTAACAACCATCAAAGACGAAGGGTTTGCACTACAGATGCAGCGAGAGATCATATGGTTCGAG ACGGTGAAGAAGTTGGTCCCAAAGGATATGGTAAACAACAGAAATGCAGAAGAGAAAACAGCTCAAGAGCTGTTCAACGAGAACCATGCCGAGATGATGAAGAGTGGAAGGAATCAGCTGATGGACATAGGGAAGACATGCTCAGGTCTCCTTGCAGCAGTGGTGTTTGCCACTAGCTTCAACATTCCCGGTGGCAAAGACTCAGACAGTAGAACTGGACCGTCTAACAACAACATGACTAATAGTGCTAAAGGGAACCATTTCAATGATGAGACAGTGGGGTTCAAGGTGTTCAGTCATGCCTATGTGATGGGGTTGTCATTTGCGACttgttctcttcttctcttcttgtcATTGCTGACGTCAAACTATAGACCAGAAGCCTTCAGGAAAGCACTTCCGACCAAGTATATATTGGCAGTTGTGTCCTTCTTCTTTGCCTTGTTGACTCTTCTGGTGGCTTTCACATGCAACATATACCTTAGTATTTACGGAGGAGGGACACCTAAGGCTAAGGACTTACTACCACTTGTCCTTGAGCTCACTGGTTTCCCATTCTTGTGCGCCGTTGCTTTGTTCTTTGGTGGCTTTTAG